From a region of the Methylomonas rapida genome:
- a CDS encoding DNA recombination protein RmuC, whose protein sequence is MTEQGLWPLAMLLAAVVGYVVSAWWAAKRRRALAEVIESQQQQLQQQSIKLAVAEERLALLNQKEAELQDLQRQLLQLKTENAELNARQQEQHKSNAEKIRLLQDAEAQLKIQFENLAHRIFEERGKQFAEHNKVSIESLVTPLKDQLGEFKNRIESVYDNETKDRISLREEILSLRRDTQKMNQEALNLTRALKGDHKAQGNWGEMILEKVLEQSGLRKGIEYETQGAFRDEDKRLFKPDVIVRLPDNKDVIIDSKVSLVAYERYCSAEDEAERIEALKQHTEAVRNHIKGLSNKDYSSLKGLRSLDFVLLFMPIEAAFMAAFQADDKLFSDAFEHKIVVVTPSTLLATLRTIQNIWRYEQQNENARLIADKAGTLYDKIRGFVEDIEKLGNQLNTVHKTYEGIVNKLTTGSGNLLRQASAFEELGVKVKKKLPKSFTEQMQIGDESQ, encoded by the coding sequence ATGACGGAACAAGGGCTATGGCCGTTAGCGATGTTGCTGGCGGCAGTGGTCGGTTATGTCGTCAGCGCCTGGTGGGCGGCAAAACGCCGCCGGGCACTCGCCGAGGTAATCGAATCCCAACAACAGCAACTGCAACAACAAAGCATCAAACTGGCAGTGGCCGAGGAAAGGCTGGCTTTGTTGAATCAAAAAGAAGCCGAGCTGCAAGATCTGCAACGGCAACTTCTCCAACTCAAAACCGAAAACGCCGAACTGAACGCCCGCCAACAAGAACAGCACAAAAGCAACGCCGAAAAAATCCGTTTGCTGCAAGATGCAGAAGCCCAACTGAAGATCCAGTTCGAAAATCTGGCCCACCGAATTTTCGAGGAACGCGGCAAGCAATTCGCCGAACACAATAAAGTCAGTATCGAATCCTTGGTGACACCATTGAAAGATCAGCTCGGCGAATTCAAGAACCGCATCGAAAGCGTTTACGACAACGAAACCAAGGACAGGATTTCGCTACGGGAAGAAATCCTCTCGTTACGCCGCGATACGCAAAAAATGAATCAGGAAGCCCTGAACCTGACGCGTGCCTTGAAAGGTGATCACAAAGCTCAAGGCAATTGGGGCGAGATGATCCTGGAAAAGGTGCTGGAGCAGTCCGGTTTGCGCAAGGGCATAGAATACGAAACCCAGGGGGCCTTTCGCGACGAAGACAAGCGTTTGTTCAAGCCCGACGTGATCGTGCGTTTGCCGGACAACAAGGACGTCATCATCGATTCCAAGGTTTCCTTGGTCGCATACGAGCGATATTGTTCCGCCGAAGACGAAGCCGAAAGAATCGAGGCCTTGAAACAGCATACCGAAGCAGTGCGCAACCATATCAAAGGTCTCAGCAACAAGGACTATTCCAGTCTGAAAGGTTTGCGTTCGTTGGACTTCGTGTTGCTGTTCATGCCCATCGAAGCCGCATTCATGGCCGCTTTCCAGGCTGACGATAAATTGTTCAGCGATGCTTTCGAACACAAGATCGTCGTCGTCACCCCCTCTACCCTGCTGGCCACGCTGCGTACGATACAAAACATCTGGCGTTACGAACAGCAAAACGAAAATGCCAGACTGATAGCCGATAAGGCCGGCACCTTGTACGACAAGATCCGGGGCTTTGTCGAAGACATCGAAAAGCTTGGTAATCAATTGAACACAGTGCATAAAACCTATGAGGGTATTGTGAACAAACTGACCACAGGCAGCGGTAATCTGTTACGCCAGGCCAGTGCTTTTGAAGAATTGGGTGTCAAGGTCAAGAAAAAACTGCCCAAAAGTTTTACGGAACAGATGCAGATCGGTGACGAAAGCCAATGA